The nucleotide sequence AGGAATTTAAATGCAGCTAGAcagaaaataatgaaataaaagagACAAAAAGTAATGAAAAAGTTAGAAAATTGGGTTGTTTCCCAATAAGAGCTTTATTTAACGTCTGTAGCTAGACTGAACAGAAGCCCTGTGATTAAATTGCTGGATCCTTCAGAGTCATAGACTCAACTGCACTGTCGAATGGTGACTCCAAGTATGGTTTCGACTTATGACCATTCACCTTAAATGTGTTGTCATTAATCTCGCTTGTAATGTCAACTGCTCCATGAGAATAAACCTTAGTAACCAAGTAGGGCCCATTCCATCGAGATTTCAATTTCCCTGGAAATAACTTTAATCTGGAACtaaataacaacactttctgccctggTTGGAAATCTGTCCTGAGAATTTgtttgtcatggaatgcctttgttttgtctttgtatATGCGTGCATTTTCATAAGCCTCATGGCGAATTTCATCAAGCTTATTGAGCTGCAGCTTACGTTTTTCCCTTACTGAATCATAAGCAAAATTTAACTCTTTGATAGCCCAAAACGCTTTATGCTCTAGCTCTATAGGTAAATGACAAACCTTGCCATACAtaagccgaaatggggacatcccAATCGGTGTTTTAAATACTGTTCTGTAGGCCCAAAGTGCATCGTTTAAATTCAAACTCTAGTCTTTACGAGTGGAGCCAACGGTTTTCTCCAAAATACGCTTTATTTCCCTGTTTGAAACATCAACCTGCCCTGATGTTTGTGGATGCTAAGGAGTGGCAACATGAGGAGTTATCCCATATTTTGCAAGTAATGCAACAAACTGTTTATTAATAAAATGTTTTCCCCCATCACTAAGTATAACTCGCGGGATGCCAAACCGTGGAAATATGACCCCTTGGAGGAATTTCAGAACCACTGATCCCTGATTAGTTGGTGCTGCaattgcctcgacccacttagaaACATACTCAACCCCCACCAAAATATATAGATTGCAATGTGAAGATGGGAATGGTCCCATAAAATTAATACCCCAAACATCGAATAATTCAACAACTAAAATACCATGTTGTGGCATCTCATTCCGTTTGGATTGATTTCCACTCTCTGATAACGATCACAAGATTTACACCAATTATTAGCATCCTTGAAAAGAGAAGGCCAAAACAGCCCACTTTGTAGAATTTTAGCCGCTGTCCTTTTAGGCCCAAAATGGCCATCACAAGCATAATGATGtgcaaactttaaaacactgTCCTGTTCCTCTTCTGGAATACATCTGCAAATAATCTAATCTGGACAGTATTTATCCAAATACAGCtcatcccaaaaataaaattttgcatctgccaaaaatttctttttttgctGATAACTAAAATTTGGATGAATAACTCCCCTGGCCAAATAATTAACCAAATCTGCAAACCATGGTGTTTTGTGCTAGACAGCCAACAATTGTTCATcaggaaaattttcattgagAGGCAATGTGTCTTCTTCTGCAGTAGCAGAGTTTATTAATCTTGATAAATGATtagccaccacattttcactccCTTTTTTGTCCCTAATTTCCAAATCAAACTCTTAAAGTAAAAGAATCCATCGAATAAGTCGAGGTTTAGCATCCTTTTTAGATAATAAATACTTCAAAGTAGCATGATCTGTGTAGACAATTACCTTAGCCCCAAttaaataagaacgaaatttCTCTAATGCAAAAACAACTACCAACAATTCTTTCTCAATGGTTGCATAGTTCAGCTATGCATCATTGAGAGTTCTGGAATCTTGTCTTTTTGTTGTCCAAGAAGTGCCCCAACTGCATAATctgatgcatcacacattagttCAAATGGTAAGTTCCAGTCTGAAGCTGCATTAATCGGTGCTGAAGTTAGGAGTGTTGAGACTTGTTGAAAGCCTCCAAGCATGCATCATCAAAAACAAATTGTGCATTCTTAGCCAATAAGTTACACAAAGGTTGGctaatcttggagaaatccttgataaactgTTTGTAAAACCCCGCATgtccaagaaacgaacgaatgCTCTTCACAGTAGTAGGAAGGGGCAACTTAGCAATAACATCAATCTTAgctttatcaacctcaataccttTGCTAGATACTAAGTGCCCTAAAACAATGcattgtttaaccataaaatgacacttCTCCCAATTCAATACCAGATTAGTTTCTTTGCAACTCTCAAGAACCAAAGATAAATTCTGTAAACAATGATCAAACGAATCcccaaaaaacagaaaaatcatccataaatacttcaacaACTCATTCAACCAAACCTGAGAATATGTTCATCGTGCAGTGTTGGAATGTTGCAGGTGCATTGCATAATCCGAAAGGCATTCTTTTgaaagcaaatgtaccaaaattgacacaccccgacccagaaagtccacttagaccctgaatcgagcggtgatggccgacacctggaaggtgacgaagccataaaatgtgatagtgtataaaaagtgaataaatttgaatctaaaagtgtctaagtaccagagtgcgctacgagtgggagcgaacccatttcacacgcgatgtcggagcataagtaaggtacagtaatatgggtaagaatcataccctcaaaaatatccatcaatactaagattcgccacagattcttgttgatacaaactcagcagctaaaacctggagggcaccaaacagaaggtgtgagtaagcaataaaaccaagcttcccaaagttattacctctctaaaaatAATGCCCTTAAATGTAAAACcggtatcgttttccataagacagtacaacatatatacagttattacctctctaaaaatAATGCCCTTAAATGTAAAACcggtatcgttttccataagacagtacaacatatatacatatatccaaaccatactcagaaatgaccaaaaccacggtttgccattaactccaccatacattaataagtaggccaaatgaactaaatcaatacaaagtgatatatcagtcagagtcatctaaaatgacatgtacaacttatccatatctcatcaatcatggctagcatataagtcgaagtcacctatagtgacctgtacgacttatacatatctcatcaatcctggctagcatataaatcggagtcacctatagtgacatgtacgacttatccatatctcatcaatcctggctagccaatagctcaataagtatacctgcacacgagtcggaaccacctaaagtggtctgtacgacaggactgggtgtaaataaatacgctcaagtgctacgatcacgtgaagactgggcgaataatcgcaagtcacctacgagtcggaaccacctaaagtggtatgtacgacaggactgtgcacctaccttgaatccaaggtgagcataaggtgcgggaggtgaacatcatgtgaaggactgtgccctggccacgggcgggagcactaacaccggggtgcaggtttatgagctctcaatgcatctcaatataacatgtgcaactcatggcaaccagtacgacagtatcgaagttgcctaacacataactgtagtcatgctataacgcaatcgattcaactagtaccataaactcacctgaacttacctgggtgtcctgagttcacctttgcacttgaaagcattcccaataattatatgcaagtaatatacatattgatataccatgatgcaatctaatactcaaccatgtcgtagcatgttcaattataaacaatacagtgagaagtgtacaatcaataacgccctactcctaaactacttattttcagggataattatccatgacgacccaattaatactaatttagctaactaattcataaaactaaaacttgcctttaccaatttccttcgccttactcaattttccaagcaaggcttttgtctcaaatattttatggctgcatctaacgtctcgttagactgcctacgtaccctaaacagggatcaagtcattcgtagttcatatagtacttcaagcattcacaataattatatatgaaagtaatatacctaatcaatttaaaagtgtcgatagaactctcaacaatatgtacgataaaaaggaaaagatccacttaccTGGAGTCCAcactatgattctctagcgcacacatcgaggcgtcctgaatgattggtccctgtgaccaattatcaaatcacatctcagaactcttatctgaagaatacgtaattcacataaaatacaacctcaacgacattctaaaatagtttgggacccattgaccacaagtcaaccgtcgatcaaacatcgacggtagggtttacaaccctgtataacttgacctgGAAGATCCGCTTATCAGATTTccatccgcaactcccaacgatccacaatatgtttctagaataacatattaaagtttcattacgatccaacggtcagatctccgccaattgcctaaaacaagtggccgtgaacatttattttactaacttacaaatccaattcaggaagatccgtaagtcagattcccgatccgtaaattcctatgatccttaaatattatgtattataatgtatccaattttggtgatgatccaacggtcggatcatcgattcacatttttatcaagtaacgtattggaacgaatttaggttccaactatcaacctacgtcattcaaacgacaaaactgaattcaaaacattcgacatagcctaaaaatagcactggcggctcactggccatgcgccgccgcgggtggcggtcggccgccccgactcgccggaaaatctaactatttccaaaaattctcaaacttcacagaaatgaagatctcagtgagtggagcaactttcatacctgccacgaagtccaaaagtggacggaagatggtcaattttgcccacgaagccggcgggtgcctaaaacttcccgacgtcgattcgtcgtctacagtggtccaacggggtcaaggttggttgggtttttctcctgggatgatgggctacaaagcccaagtggtggcatcggccattgctttgccgatttgccggaaaatcgaaaagggtggccggagcaccattgattttcgtcaactttcgtggcctcaaaccgccccataccatggttaatcaaggtggttcttgggtgggttttgtagaggggaatgagagcttcaagatggtggtggtggcatccaaaaactccaccggagttagccggaatcggccttggaagatggacTCACGGTGGTGCGGGtatgggtgcacgggaagctttcttcccctttttttttttttttttttttcttttcatttcttctttctttttgattggctgcaagcttcacttttattttctagttggttccttgtccctttaatttaattggtccactaatcccacaaggtgggaattcaaatatttaaataaccaatttcaaacgtccataagtataccgttataatccggactcgcaaacggatttcgcctatacgttcgtaccaaagagtactacgagaatatgcttaaagaataagtctcacatctttcaagtcgatggtcaacggaagtcaaagtccttgcctctagggcaatttcgtaaattcacgcttttaaaataaaataaaaacgtaaaatttggaacgggttgtcacaaaaaTGGCAGGTGAATGTGGTTTTTTCCTGATCCTTTGGTGCAACTGGAATTTGATTGTAGCCTGAATACCCATctaaaaaacaatagaaaacCCGACCAGCCaatctttccaacatttgatcagTAAAGAGTAACGGAAAGTGATCATTTCTAGTACCTGTATTGATTCCTGTAGTCAACGGACATTCACCACCCAGTAGTTAAACGTGTAGGCACAAGCTCGTTATTGTCATTTTTCACAACTGTAATTCTAGTGCGTTTAGGGGTATCACTTGAGTAGGACTTACCCATTTACTATCTGAAATTGGATAAATCATTCCAGCATCCAAAAGTTTCATAACCTCATTTcaaacaacttccttcatgatCGGATTCAATCGACGTTGAGCATCAATGGTGGGTTTCACACCCTCCTCCATCAAAATTCTGTGCATACAGTGTTGGGTTGATCCCCTTAATATCTGCAATTGTCCACCCAATGGCATcttgaaaatttctcaaaatacgCAACAATTTGTCTTCCTCAATTAGAGATAAATCTGCAAAAACAATAACTGGCAGCGAAGAATTAGCACCCAAATAAACATATTTTAAGTGTTCTGGTAATGGCTTCAATTCTAGCTTAGGTGACTGTATTTTTGAAGGCTGTAATCGTGTTTTTGGTTCTCCCAAACTCTCAAAAACATGCCTCCACTTTAGCTAGTGTAAAGGGACACTTTCCAAAGTTGTAACATACTCAAAAGGCTCTTCATCTTCAGTTTTTGTGTCTTCAAAACCATGTAAAACTTTTAACAGTGGATCTGCTGTCAAACTAGGCATAATATCTACATGCATGATGCCTTCTAACACGTCATCTCTCATACAATCTTGCATATCACTAAGCCTCTTAGTtgcttcaaataaattaaacacaacAGATTGTTCTTGTACTCAATTGTCAATGTGCCAGCTTCCACATCTATCAAAGTTCTAGCAGTTGCCATGAATGGGCACCCCAAAATAATTGGTGTTTGCATatcttcatccatatccaaaaccacAAAATATGCTAGAAGGTAGAGATTATCCACTTTGATAATAAGATCTTCAATAATACCCTTAGGATAAGCAACCGAACGATCCGCTAACTGTAAAATAACTGATGTTGGTTTGATTTCTCCTTGTCCCAGTTGCTGAAAAACAGAAAGAGGCAGTAAATTAATACTAGAACCCAAATCAATTAAAGCACATTTAAACTCAGAATTTCCAATTGTGCATGAAATTGTAAAACTCCTGGGATCTTTTTTCTTTGGTGGCAGCTTTTGTAATAGAACTGCACTGCACTGCTCTGTGAGAATCACTTTTTCAAAGTCCACaagcttctttttctttgtgcaCACATCTTTCAAAAACTTGGCATATAAGGGAatgttcttgattgcatcaattAATGGTAGATTAATCTGAACTTTAGCCAATGTCTTAATGAAATCTATTAATTGTTGATCTTTTGCATGTGGCTTCAATCTTTCGGGATATAGCATAGGTGGAACATAAACACGTTCTGACTTTTCTACATTTTTTGTAGCAGGTACTGTAGTATTTTTGGATCTGTCTAGTGGTTGGGCAAATTCTGCAGAAATTTCAGAACCTGTTTATGACTGCACAGGTGTTGCCCGTGAAGCTCCAGCACTGTTTTCTTTATTGTCTGCATCACGGTTGTCATAACTTTTACCACAACGTAATATTCTGACAGCATTACAATATGCATTTCCACGTGGATTCGAGACAGTTTGGCTGGGAATTTTCCTGGTTCTCTGCCCGAAAACTAGAGTGAAAGCTGCCCCATTTGCTGTTGTAGATCTTTCATTGTTGCTTGTATGTTCTGaatgttttggttggttttctgaatttcttgttttgttgcatCAAAACTTGCCTTAGTATGATCTGCCAATCTTTCAATTGCGACTTCCCAAGAAGGTTTAGCTTGAGCATCAGGTTGCTGTATTTGTTGTTGAAACTATGGTTTAACCTATTGATCTCTattccacttgaaatttgggtgatctctccacccGGGGTTGTAAAAatttgagtatggatcattTCTAGGCCTTTGATAATTATTGAATGTGTTAATCTGCTTTGTAACATGCTT is from Pyrus communis chromosome 10, drPyrComm1.1, whole genome shotgun sequence and encodes:
- the LOC137747915 gene encoding uncharacterized protein, yielding MATESQQWAVDIPHTRGVFEMSSGSPHVFAQTEKMEKKLENFDAKFDMLLQRMAAPVQQLTAAAQFAQPLDRSKNTTVPATKNVEKSERVYVPPMLYPERLKPHAKDQQLIDFIKTLAKVQINLPLIDAIKNIPLYAKFLKDVCTKKKKLVDFEKVILTEQCSAVLLQKLPPKKKDPRSFTISCTIGNSEFKCALIDLGSSINLLPLSVFQQLGQGEIKPTSVILQLADRSVAYPKGIIEDLIIKVDNLYLLAYFVVLDMDEDMQTPIILGCPFMATARTLIDVEAGTLTIEYKNNLLCLIYLKQLRGLVICKIV